The following proteins come from a genomic window of Phycisphaeraceae bacterium:
- a CDS encoding transposase: MHIRSDNGPEFVSKAVKRWCAESGTGTLYIDPGAPWQNGIVESFNGRLRDELLSSELFETLAEARHLVDRWRLHYNHRRPQRALGKRTPAAYAAACPAAPPLRLASLAGAAAPQGSATMHKLSQGVDR, translated from the coding sequence TTGCACATCAGGAGCGACAACGGGCCGGAGTTCGTCTCCAAGGCGGTGAAGCGATGGTGCGCGGAGAGCGGGACGGGCACGCTGTACATCGACCCGGGGGCGCCGTGGCAGAACGGGATCGTGGAGAGCTTCAACGGACGGCTGCGCGACGAACTGCTCTCGTCGGAGCTCTTCGAGACGCTGGCGGAGGCGAGACATCTGGTGGACCGCTGGCGTCTTCACTACAACCATCGCAGGCCACAGCGGGCGCTCGGGAAGCGGACGCCGGCAGCGTACGCGGCGGCGTGCCCTGCGGCCCCTCCGCTCCGGCTCGCTTCGCTCGCCGGCGCTGCGGCCCCGCAGGGGTCGGCTACCATGCACAAACTCTCACAAGGGGTGGACCGATGA
- a CDS encoding transposase yields MAKLRQADEALAAGKPIAEVARSLGVSTVTLHRWRAEYGAADRDAVRRLKELENARLKRLVAEKDLDIQILKEVAKGEF; encoded by the coding sequence GTGGCGAAGCTGCGCCAAGCCGACGAAGCGTTGGCGGCGGGGAAGCCGATCGCGGAGGTCGCGCGATCGCTCGGGGTGTCGACGGTGACGCTGCACCGTTGGCGAGCTGAGTACGGCGCTGCGGACCGCGACGCGGTTCGGCGACTGAAGGAGCTGGAGAACGCGCGGCTGAAGCGGCTCGTCGCGGAGAAGGATCTTGACATCCAGATTCTGAAAGAAGTGGCCAAGGGGGAATTCTGA
- a CDS encoding potassium/proton antiporter yields MLFSVLFTRTLDRFGVPVVLLFLVLGMLGGSEGLGGVAFDNFEFAFRVGMIALVLILFDGGLNTTMASVRRSAAPAGVLATAGVVGTAGVMALIGRMLGLDWSEALLIGAIVSSTDAAAVFAVLRGGSLRVKEKVRTTIELESCMNDPVAVILTIAVVEGVRAMSVGDGAGNAGAQVWPLAIDVPVQLVVGLVIGVAVGWSTRWLLARMRISTSGLYPVVTLASAFVAFGAATLAGGSGFLAVFAAGLVLGNGPMPVRAGLIRVHDSIAWMSQVSMFLMLGLLVFPSQLLSVAGVGLALGVGLALLARPLVVIGCLAVFRWRPCEIGYVSWVGIRGAVPIILGTFPVMAGLPGGEKIFHLVFFIVVVSALIPGASIVPLTRRLGLDEPEAPAPAAVLEMNSLRPMGGEIHSYHIQKPVAACGVPLSQIHFPDGAAAIMVVRGDQVMAARGSTVLQPDDHVYIFCRHGSEPHIGLLFGPTESQ; encoded by the coding sequence ATGCTGTTCAGCGTCCTCTTCACCAGGACTCTGGACCGCTTTGGGGTGCCGGTGGTTCTCCTTTTCCTCGTCCTGGGGATGCTTGGTGGCAGCGAGGGCCTTGGCGGCGTCGCCTTCGACAACTTCGAGTTTGCCTTTCGCGTGGGGATGATCGCTCTGGTGCTCATCCTGTTTGACGGCGGGCTCAATACCACCATGGCATCCGTCCGGCGCAGCGCGGCACCCGCGGGAGTTCTCGCCACCGCTGGCGTGGTGGGTACCGCCGGAGTCATGGCCCTCATCGGACGCATGCTCGGACTCGACTGGTCTGAAGCACTCCTGATCGGCGCGATCGTCTCATCGACGGACGCGGCCGCCGTGTTCGCGGTGCTTCGAGGCGGGAGCCTTCGAGTCAAGGAGAAGGTGCGCACCACGATTGAACTCGAGTCGTGCATGAACGACCCGGTGGCCGTGATCCTGACCATCGCCGTCGTCGAGGGCGTGCGGGCGATGTCCGTCGGGGATGGCGCGGGCAACGCCGGCGCGCAGGTCTGGCCGCTTGCGATCGATGTGCCCGTTCAACTGGTGGTCGGTCTTGTGATCGGCGTCGCCGTCGGCTGGAGCACGCGCTGGCTGCTCGCACGCATGCGAATCTCCACCAGCGGCCTGTACCCGGTGGTCACGCTCGCCTCGGCATTCGTTGCGTTTGGTGCGGCGACACTCGCGGGCGGGAGCGGCTTCCTTGCCGTGTTTGCGGCCGGCCTTGTGCTGGGCAATGGTCCGATGCCAGTGCGCGCCGGTCTGATCCGCGTGCATGACTCGATCGCGTGGATGAGCCAGGTCTCGATGTTCCTGATGCTGGGACTCCTGGTCTTTCCGAGCCAGTTGCTGTCCGTTGCAGGTGTCGGGCTGGCGCTGGGGGTCGGGCTGGCGCTGCTGGCTCGCCCGTTGGTCGTCATCGGGTGCCTCGCGGTCTTCCGTTGGCGTCCCTGCGAGATCGGATATGTCTCCTGGGTCGGCATTCGTGGCGCAGTGCCGATCATCCTCGGCACCTTTCCCGTCATGGCAGGGCTGCCCGGCGGCGAGAAGATCTTCCACCTGGTGTTCTTCATCGTGGTCGTCAGTGCGCTCATTCCAGGTGCGAGCATCGTGCCGCTCACGCGGCGCCTTGGGCTCGACGAACCCGAGGCACCCGCTCCGGCGGCAGTGCTGGAGATGAACAGCCTTCGCCCGATGGGCGGCGAGATTCACTCGTATCACATTCAGAAGCCCGTCGCGGCGTGCGGAGTTCCGCTGTCGCAGATCCACTTTCCCGACGGAGCCGCGGCCATCATGGTTGTTCGGGGAGATCAGGTCATGGCCGCGCGCGGTTCGACCGTCCTCCAGCCCGACGATCATGTCTACATCTTCTGCCGCCACGGATCGGAGCCGCACATCGGCCTGCTCTTCGGTCCTACCGAAAGCCAGTAG
- the gcvP gene encoding aminomethyl-transferring glycine dehydrogenase, giving the protein MSTLDQSALQAHSLATVTTPLPPLDTFARRHLGPTDSEIAAMLGSLGFASMDALMDATIPASIRLRRPLQLDDPTNTHRFAARGERETLEALHRLASMNQPLRSYLGMGYHDTVTPPVVLRNVLENPAWYTAYTPYQAEISQGRLEALLNFQTMITELTAMEVAGASLLDEATAAAEAMHLCVAHAGPSARNFFVAEECHPQTIAVMETRASGLGVKLIVGDPTTADFKALECCGVLVQYPTTDGRVCDWREVVERAHSTGALAVVAADLLSLCLLTPPGEWGADMVVGSAQRFGVPMGLGGPHAAFFATRNALVRKMPGRLIGVSRDSHGRPALRMAIQTREQHIKRDRATSNICTAQVLLAVISGFYGAWHGPEGLRSIASRVHAATNVLAAGVRALGHDPGTGPWFDTLRVKPAAGTRGAAIIEAALTRGINLRSFADGSVGVSLDETVLASDLQDLLDAFAAPTGSPAPLLADLLRDDAASRSPITAALRRRGDFMQQEVFSRFHSEHEMLRYIHHLQSKDLSLVHSMITLGSCTMKLNATSEMIPVTWPGFGRIHPFAPTAQWRGYAELFRQLEAWLAEITGFAAVSLQPNAGSQGEYAGLMVMRAYHRERGDAHRTICLIPDSAHGTNPASAVVAGMRVIPVATDSKGMIDVADMRRKAEQHAKELAGCMITYPSTAGVFEETVREVCDIVHQHGGLVYMDGANMNAQVGLTRPGDIGADVCHLNLHKTFCIPHGGGGPGMGPIGVTEALAPFLPGHPVVRPDSAGRKSIGPISAAPYGSASILPISWMYIAMMGADGLKRASEVAILNANYMAKRLEGHYPILFTNHEGRCAHEFIIDCRGYEKSADVRIDDIAKRLMDYGFHAPTMSWPVPGTLMIEPTESESKDELDRFCDALISIRGEIRAIEEGRMDRADNPLKHAPHTAQAVTADAWPHAYSREQAAYPAPWTRDRKFWPAVGRVDNPYGDRNLVCTCEPMSAYH; this is encoded by the coding sequence ATGTCCACCCTCGACCAGTCCGCCCTTCAGGCCCACTCTCTCGCGACCGTGACGACCCCGCTTCCACCGCTCGACACCTTCGCGCGGCGCCACCTCGGGCCGACCGACTCGGAGATCGCGGCGATGCTCGGATCGCTCGGCTTCGCCTCGATGGACGCGCTCATGGACGCCACGATCCCCGCGTCCATTCGCTTGCGCCGGCCGCTGCAACTGGACGACCCGACGAACACCCATCGCTTTGCCGCGCGCGGTGAACGAGAGACGCTTGAAGCGCTGCATCGCCTTGCGTCCATGAATCAGCCGCTGCGCAGCTACCTCGGCATGGGCTATCACGACACCGTCACACCGCCGGTGGTGCTTCGCAATGTGCTTGAGAATCCCGCGTGGTACACGGCGTACACGCCCTATCAGGCGGAGATCTCCCAGGGCCGACTCGAAGCGCTCCTCAACTTCCAGACGATGATCACCGAGCTCACGGCCATGGAGGTCGCGGGCGCGAGTCTTCTGGACGAGGCCACCGCCGCCGCGGAGGCGATGCACCTGTGCGTCGCGCATGCAGGTCCCTCGGCGCGGAACTTTTTCGTGGCCGAGGAGTGTCACCCGCAGACGATCGCCGTGATGGAGACGCGCGCGAGCGGACTCGGCGTGAAGCTCATTGTGGGCGATCCGACGACCGCCGATTTCAAGGCGCTCGAGTGCTGCGGCGTGCTCGTTCAGTATCCGACGACCGATGGCAGGGTCTGCGACTGGCGCGAGGTCGTGGAGCGGGCTCACTCAACCGGTGCCCTCGCCGTGGTCGCAGCCGACCTGCTCTCGCTCTGCCTGCTCACCCCCCCGGGCGAGTGGGGCGCCGACATGGTGGTGGGCAGCGCCCAGCGCTTCGGCGTTCCGATGGGACTTGGTGGCCCGCATGCGGCCTTCTTCGCGACGCGGAATGCGCTGGTCCGCAAGATGCCCGGGCGCCTGATCGGCGTGAGTCGCGACAGCCATGGGCGCCCGGCACTCCGCATGGCCATCCAGACGCGCGAGCAGCACATCAAGCGCGATCGCGCCACCAGCAATATCTGCACGGCGCAGGTGCTGCTTGCCGTCATCAGCGGCTTCTATGGCGCATGGCACGGTCCCGAGGGGCTTCGCAGCATCGCTTCGCGCGTGCACGCGGCGACGAATGTGCTTGCCGCCGGTGTGCGTGCGCTTGGACACGATCCCGGCACCGGACCGTGGTTCGACACGCTTCGCGTGAAGCCGGCGGCAGGCACTCGCGGCGCGGCGATCATTGAGGCGGCGCTCACGCGGGGTATCAACCTGCGTTCATTCGCCGATGGATCAGTGGGCGTGTCGCTCGATGAGACCGTGCTGGCGAGCGACCTCCAGGATCTTCTCGACGCCTTCGCAGCACCGACTGGCTCCCCCGCCCCGCTCCTGGCGGACCTGTTGCGCGACGACGCGGCGAGTCGTTCACCCATCACCGCGGCGCTGCGTCGCCGCGGCGACTTCATGCAGCAGGAGGTCTTCAGCCGCTTCCACTCCGAGCACGAGATGCTGCGGTACATCCACCATCTCCAGTCGAAGGACCTCTCCCTGGTCCACTCGATGATCACGCTCGGTAGCTGCACCATGAAGCTGAACGCGACGAGCGAGATGATCCCCGTCACCTGGCCGGGGTTCGGGAGGATTCATCCCTTTGCACCCACGGCGCAGTGGCGGGGCTATGCGGAGCTCTTCCGACAGCTCGAGGCGTGGCTCGCGGAGATCACCGGGTTTGCGGCGGTCAGTCTTCAGCCGAACGCCGGCAGCCAGGGCGAGTACGCGGGGCTCATGGTGATGCGCGCCTACCACCGCGAGCGCGGCGATGCGCATCGCACCATCTGCCTGATTCCCGACAGCGCGCACGGCACCAATCCTGCGAGCGCCGTCGTAGCGGGCATGCGGGTGATTCCGGTGGCCACGGACTCCAAGGGCATGATCGATGTTGCGGACATGCGCCGCAAGGCCGAGCAACATGCGAAGGAACTCGCTGGCTGCATGATCACCTATCCCTCGACGGCGGGCGTCTTCGAAGAGACGGTGCGCGAGGTGTGCGACATCGTGCATCAGCACGGTGGGCTCGTCTACATGGACGGGGCGAACATGAACGCGCAGGTGGGCTTGACGCGGCCGGGCGACATCGGCGCCGATGTCTGTCACCTGAACCTGCACAAGACCTTCTGTATTCCGCATGGCGGCGGTGGTCCCGGCATGGGACCGATCGGCGTGACCGAGGCGCTGGCGCCGTTCCTGCCCGGTCATCCCGTGGTGCGGCCCGACAGCGCCGGTCGCAAGAGCATTGGGCCGATCTCTGCCGCGCCCTACGGCAGCGCGTCGATCCTTCCCATCTCCTGGATGTACATCGCGATGATGGGCGCCGACGGGCTCAAGCGCGCGAGCGAAGTGGCGATCCTGAATGCCAACTACATGGCGAAGCGACTCGAGGGGCACTACCCGATTCTCTTCACGAATCACGAAGGCCGCTGCGCTCACGAGTTCATCATTGACTGCCGCGGCTACGAAAAGAGCGCCGATGTGCGCATTGACGATATCGCCAAGCGACTGATGGACTACGGCTTCCATGCGCCGACCATGAGCTGGCCCGTCCCGGGCACGCTCATGATTGAGCCGACTGAGAGCGAGTCGAAGGACGAACTCGACCGCTTCTGCGATGCCCTGATCTCGATTCGGGGGGAGATCAGAGCCATCGAAGAGGGTCGCATGGACCGCGCGGACAATCCGCTCAAGCATGCACCGCACACGGCCCAAGCGGTCACCGCCGATGCGTGGCCGCACGCGTACTCGCGCGAGCAGGCGGCGTACCCCGCGCCGTGGACGCGCGATCGCAAGTTCTGGCCTGCGGTGGGGCGCGTCGACAACCCCTACGGTGATCGCAACCTCGTCTGCACCTGCGAGCCGATGAGCGCGTACCACTGA